Genomic window (Sediminispirochaeta smaragdinae DSM 11293):
TGTCCCAAGTGTTCAGAAATTTATGAAGGGAGTCGATAACGGACTCTCCGGCGTCATATTCCGCGGCTTGAGAGAAGAATTCGTTTATATCCATCTGACCAATGTCGTTCCCGCCGGCCAGCTTCATGAGCAGCCTGAAGGAGACATCCTGATCCTGGCAAACCAATAAACCGGCACGATCCGCGCTTAATTCACTTTTACGATCCCACTCACGCAAACCTGCCATAACAGGAATAATGAGAAGATCGAGCCCGGGAAAGCGGAGGGCCTTGAAACTGACATTCACCAAGACCCACAGCAAGGTTTTGTAGAGGATATGACCACTCATACAGTGTCCCAGCTCGTGACCGATTACGGCCAGAAGCTCTTCATCATCCAGAGAGGAAACAAGGGCACTGTTGAGGGTAACAAAGGGGCGCTCAACACCGACCGCCCCGGCATTCATCGCGGGATTATAGGTAACGAATATATCAAGTTTTTCATCATAGTCCAGGACAGAACAAGCTTCCTTTGCCAATGCATGTATGCGGGGGAATTGCCGCTCGGTGACACGAACGGCTGACCCGAGAAAAAAAAGCCGAAGAGAGCGGTCCGAGGTGATGGAAAGGACCGCTTT
Coding sequences:
- a CDS encoding M48 family metallopeptidase, with the protein product MTPQKRCYFPEISSRSWQHPADTAALEALKKIPGLSQVIKAVLSITSDRSLRLFFLGSAVRVTERQFPRIHALAKEACSVLDYDEKLDIFVTYNPAMNAGAVGVERPFVTLNSALVSSLDDEELLAVIGHELGHCMSGHILYKTLLWVLVNVSFKALRFPGLDLLIIPVMAGLREWDRKSELSADRAGLLVCQDQDVSFRLLMKLAGGNDIGQMDINEFFSQAAEYDAGESVIDSLHKFLNTWDMSHPLPVIRIPELKRWVDDGSFGRIYGGDYLKRGGEAEEKNREYFKEARQQYESDFEETRDPAAGLAKHLGKALGDLGKEGEKIVRDIFDQFDQKGRHE